ACAGTACTTTTTTAATCAATACCTGGCTAATCCGGCAATGGCCGGACTGGATTCAGGCATTCATATCAATGCTTCCTACAGACGTCCGTGGGATGCTATACCTGGTGCGCCCATTACACAAACTTTTACTGCCGATGCGAACCTGAAGAACAGGGTCGGTGCCGGATTGAATATTTTCAACGATAAGTCTGGCTTATTGCAGCGTACCAAGGTAGGGCTTACTTATGCATATCACCTGCCATTGGGCATGCATGCACAGGCGTTACATTTCGGATTATCACTGGCGCTGGACATACAGCGTCTTGATACCAAAAGCGTAGATGGAGAGACAAATGACCCGTCGCTGGGTCGTTTTAACAGGCGGGATAATTACTTTGAAAGTGATTTTGGGGTGGCTTATACTGATCAGCACTTAACAGTTCAGGCAGCCTTGCCGAACCTGATATCGACGTTTAAAAACGATAACCGGGATGTTTCCGGACTTGCCACTTA
This Chitinophaga sancti DNA region includes the following protein-coding sequences:
- a CDS encoding PorP/SprF family type IX secretion system membrane protein; amino-acid sequence: MKKFYTLILLICSSQTLQAQSAGNAVSNFEPPESQYFFNQYLANPAMAGLDSGIHINASYRRPWDAIPGAPITQTFTADANLKNRVGAGLNIFNDKSGLLQRTKVGLTYAYHLPLGMHAQALHFGLSLALDIQRLDTKSVDGETNDPSLGRFNRRDNYFESDFGVAYTDQHLTVQAALPNLISTFKNDNRDVSGLATYYTAVSYKFYTGTEISKVEPKIAYRGVNGADNIIDAGVNIGLLDDWANVSGMYHSSGSVSAGAGFNYQSLFSVQVIYITQTTGYSTIMGNSFEINLRVNIAK